In Pseudoalteromonas xiamenensis, the following are encoded in one genomic region:
- a CDS encoding tyrosine-type recombinase/integrase translates to MNPQMLRARHAYQYLDLRSREGAPIRANREFALLSSIMSHAVRWGVIDDTPFHKIIRNPEKPRDRLVTDEELTKFLPFCPRWLQLYIELKLVTGLRQTDMLKLNSKDWDDSIGLKVQASKTKSRILFTNTGYINEIIAELKQINGYRGTRHNTPILHWFFFASSSTAMKDRPLTAEGLRTSWNKAMRAAIGEGSLQPNERFQERDLRAKTASDCENIMQAFELMGHSSIATTKRVYRRGYSQVDPLNRQKELNKAKKQSIEK, encoded by the coding sequence ATGAACCCGCAAATGTTGAGGGCTAGGCATGCATATCAATATTTGGATTTGAGAAGTAGAGAAGGTGCGCCTATACGAGCAAACCGAGAGTTTGCGCTATTAAGTTCTATTATGTCACACGCGGTAAGATGGGGGGTTATAGACGATACGCCGTTCCATAAAATTATCCGCAACCCCGAGAAACCAAGAGATCGTTTAGTGACGGATGAAGAACTCACTAAGTTTTTACCATTTTGCCCTCGCTGGCTTCAGCTTTATATTGAGCTAAAGCTAGTCACTGGATTACGCCAAACGGACATGCTCAAATTAAACAGTAAAGATTGGGATGACAGTATTGGCTTAAAAGTGCAGGCATCAAAAACCAAAAGCCGGATCTTGTTTACAAACACTGGGTATATTAACGAGATTATAGCGGAGCTGAAACAAATCAATGGTTACCGAGGAACTCGTCACAATACACCTATACTCCATTGGTTTTTCTTCGCGTCTAGCAGTACTGCAATGAAGGACAGACCACTAACAGCGGAAGGGTTAAGAACTTCATGGAATAAAGCTATGAGAGCGGCAATTGGAGAAGGTAGTTTACAGCCGAATGAACGATTTCAAGAACGAGACTTAAGAGCTAAGACAGCAAGTGATTGTGAAAATATAATGCAAGCGTTTGAATTAATGGGACATTCGAGTATTGCGACAACAAAGCGAGTATACCGAAGAGGGTATTCGCAAGTAGATCCCCTTAACAGGCAAAAAGAACTCAATAAGGCAAAAAAACAAAGCATTGAAAAATAG
- a CDS encoding DUF4224 domain-containing protein — protein sequence MNTFLSKSEIVELTGRKQRQKQIEQLAAMHIVFTIDAFGWPKVLRKTLESELGAVNSSSTRRNTFLNDDELFLG from the coding sequence GTGAATACATTCCTTTCTAAATCAGAAATCGTTGAGCTTACGGGTCGTAAGCAGCGTCAAAAGCAAATTGAACAACTTGCTGCTATGCACATCGTATTTACGATAGACGCTTTCGGTTGGCCAAAAGTTCTACGTAAAACCCTTGAATCTGAGCTTGGAGCTGTAAATTCGAGCTCGACTAGGCGAAATACTTTTCTTAATGACGATGAACTTTTCTTGGGGTAA
- a CDS encoding S1 family peptidase, with translation MLIVNLILPSKALAIVIRHDKPADSYLAVKEDFPPLATFYNIGVHGTLIDPEWVLTAAHTVFCLNRGQNIQVGNEMVEVAARYSYPSYELGEEHDLALIRLMRPVLSVQPAKLFRSQDERDKEIWFIGSGGTGTGLTGETISYKDNGGVLRKAQNKIVAVTKSDLRFVFESGQEGLELEGVSGNGDSGGPAYIKENDGYYILGVSSRVDSWFKDVGEYGVKELYTRISTHIDWIDKMMAANELERAKLSSSDGFLQSGMTPENLPKICASISLKPVQ, from the coding sequence TTGTTAATAGTCAATCTGATATTGCCATCCAAAGCTCTAGCAATTGTAATTCGACATGACAAACCTGCTGACAGCTATCTCGCTGTCAAAGAAGATTTTCCACCACTTGCTACATTTTATAATATCGGTGTGCATGGAACATTGATTGATCCAGAATGGGTCCTCACCGCTGCTCACACCGTTTTTTGTTTGAATCGTGGACAGAACATTCAAGTTGGCAATGAAATGGTCGAAGTGGCGGCTAGGTACAGCTACCCATCTTACGAGCTAGGTGAGGAACACGACCTAGCACTCATCAGGCTAATGAGGCCTGTACTTAGTGTACAACCAGCAAAATTGTTTCGCAGTCAAGATGAACGTGATAAAGAAATATGGTTTATTGGAAGTGGCGGCACTGGTACGGGGTTAACTGGCGAAACGATAAGCTATAAAGACAATGGCGGCGTATTACGTAAGGCGCAAAATAAGATTGTAGCAGTAACTAAGTCAGACCTTCGATTCGTCTTTGAATCAGGTCAAGAAGGACTCGAACTTGAGGGCGTCTCTGGAAATGGAGACAGTGGAGGTCCTGCCTATATAAAAGAAAATGATGGGTATTATATACTCGGTGTTAGTTCTAGAGTGGATTCATGGTTTAAAGACGTTGGTGAATATGGAGTGAAAGAGCTTTACACAAGGATTTCCACTCACATTGATTGGATAGATAAAATGATGGCAGCAAATGAATTAGAAAGAGCCAAATTGAGTTCATCAGATGGATTTCTGCAATCAGGAATGACTCCTGAGAATTTGCCCAAAATATGTGCATCGATTAGTCTCAAACCCGTTCAATAA
- a CDS encoding superinfection immunity protein — protein MMESVNVLMSSMIRAFQHADAVFFIGFGLFFLAVWFLPSLLALAFNRKHLGKIALLNIPAGVSWVAWLALLVWAVTGKISNKLASKEHLKKVQ, from the coding sequence ATGATGGAAAGCGTAAACGTGCTTATGAGTTCTATGATTCGAGCTTTTCAGCATGCTGATGCGGTATTTTTTATTGGCTTTGGCTTGTTCTTTTTAGCAGTGTGGTTTTTGCCTAGCTTGCTGGCTCTTGCATTTAACCGCAAACATCTGGGTAAAATTGCATTGCTAAATATTCCTGCAGGAGTTTCATGGGTTGCCTGGCTGGCACTTTTAGTATGGGCGGTAACTGGCAAGATTAGTAACAAGCTGGCAAGCAAAGAACATTTAAAGAAGGTGCAGTAG
- a CDS encoding RNA polymerase sigma factor: MITGSKNSKRAIDFVMLLWQKHQGAISRSLLANEADPAARQDLKQDIFLALYQAAERIQTAELPRAYLFRIVHNVTVDHIARAQQQKWHPLDDEVQYQLLDDCPSLQLDEQQQSQQLMQAVRRLSAANRQVILLAMEELTAPEIADILQISHGAVRVRLNRAKTELMELM; encoded by the coding sequence TTGATCACAGGAAGCAAGAACAGCAAACGCGCTATCGATTTTGTGATGCTGCTTTGGCAGAAGCATCAGGGCGCAATAAGTCGTAGCCTGCTGGCGAATGAGGCCGACCCAGCGGCCCGACAGGATTTAAAGCAGGATATTTTCCTTGCGCTGTATCAGGCAGCTGAACGCATACAAACGGCAGAGTTGCCCCGCGCATATTTATTTCGCATTGTACACAATGTAACGGTTGACCATATTGCTCGGGCGCAGCAACAGAAATGGCACCCGCTTGATGACGAGGTACAATACCAACTGCTCGATGACTGCCCCTCCCTACAGTTAGATGAGCAACAGCAAAGTCAACAGCTAATGCAAGCTGTACGGCGATTGTCCGCGGCGAACCGTCAGGTGATATTGTTGGCGATGGAAGAATTAACTGCACCGGAAATTGCAGATATTCTGCAAATAAGCCACGGTGCTGTGCGGGTGCGTCTTAACCGCGCCAAAACCGAGTTAATGGAGTTAATGTAA